Proteins encoded in a region of the Pseudomonas sp. PDNC002 genome:
- a CDS encoding LysR family transcriptional regulator, whose translation MHKINTRTLDLNLLVVFATLWDTQSVTRASERLSLSQSAVSHALRRLRERLGDELFVIGRGGLVPTARATELIGPVRDALSRLDEALEGSGPFVPASMKRKFRIASGDFVEFLILPKLIQAIAREAPGVMIEVVPLPPNSSVAASLESGEIDLVLSTPMTFGAGLRNELVTTVSLLTLIWQREGLPPGPFPLDLYLQRPQVMIEVHQRDDNIIDQALRAKGLARRIGVLVQNFMAMPVIAAQTGYICNLPAPIAEAFAASFGLTCHEPPIEFPVPELMAYWHSRFDADPSLRWLREQVASCSAL comes from the coding sequence ATGCACAAAATTAATACAAGAACGCTCGACCTGAACCTGCTGGTGGTCTTCGCCACACTGTGGGATACCCAGAGCGTCACCCGAGCAAGCGAGCGCCTTTCGCTCAGTCAGTCGGCTGTCAGCCATGCGCTGCGCCGCTTGCGCGAGCGGCTCGGTGACGAGCTGTTCGTGATCGGGCGTGGAGGCCTGGTGCCGACTGCACGCGCCACCGAACTGATCGGCCCGGTACGAGATGCGCTGTCTCGACTCGATGAAGCACTGGAGGGTTCCGGCCCCTTCGTGCCGGCCTCGATGAAGCGCAAGTTCCGCATCGCCTCCGGCGACTTCGTGGAGTTCCTAATCCTGCCGAAGCTGATTCAGGCCATCGCCCGCGAGGCGCCCGGTGTCATGATCGAGGTGGTTCCACTTCCGCCCAACAGCAGCGTGGCGGCGTCACTGGAAAGTGGCGAGATCGATCTGGTCCTCAGCACGCCGATGACGTTCGGTGCCGGGCTGCGCAACGAGCTGGTCACTACCGTCTCTCTGCTCACACTGATCTGGCAGCGCGAAGGCCTCCCGCCAGGCCCCTTCCCTCTCGACCTCTACCTCCAAAGGCCGCAGGTGATGATCGAAGTGCATCAGCGCGATGACAACATCATCGACCAGGCACTGCGAGCCAAAGGCCTCGCGCGACGCATTGGCGTGCTGGTGCAGAACTTCATGGCGATGCCGGTGATTGCCGCACAGACGGGATACATCTGCAATCTCCCAGCCCCCATTGCCGAGGCTTTCGCGGCGTCTTTCGGGCTCACTTGCCATGAGCCACCGATCGAATTCCCCGTCCCCGAGTTGATGGCCTACTGGCATTCACGATTCGATGCCGATCCGAGTTTGAGGTGGTTGCGGGAACAGGTGGCGAGCTGTTCGGCTCTGTGA
- a CDS encoding LLM class flavin-dependent oxidoreductase has protein sequence MNNKKPLQMGWFIPTIGDTTAFSDPSKSIPQSLEHFENVALAAEQAGFDYVLVPVTPFCWDAWVTASFIIARTRKLKALVAVKPGFIHPVAQAKMFATFDQLSQGRIYINLIAGLSEKDAYAEGQIASKEERYEQLEEEVELMKRLWTEEGVEYNGKYHQAHGPKVIPAPFQRPHPPFFLGGGSEHAAEISAKHSAVHLFWGDYPERIAEQIKEMRNRAAKYGRGDDIEFAMRLQIICRETEEEAWAAADTLVNGADAGWVEQVKTMMAESVANQRMKELSRTVGRKMTPHLWTGITEVRPGAGIAVVGNPQQVADQLMAFVDAGCSGFCLSGYPHHEEAERFGHLVMPLLRR, from the coding sequence ATGAATAACAAGAAGCCCTTGCAGATGGGTTGGTTCATCCCGACCATCGGTGACACCACGGCCTTCAGTGATCCGAGCAAAAGTATCCCCCAGTCTCTCGAACACTTCGAGAATGTAGCCTTGGCTGCCGAGCAGGCAGGGTTCGATTACGTGCTGGTCCCTGTTACTCCATTCTGCTGGGACGCTTGGGTTACCGCCTCGTTCATCATCGCTCGCACCCGCAAGCTCAAGGCCCTGGTCGCTGTGAAGCCCGGCTTCATCCATCCGGTGGCGCAGGCAAAGATGTTCGCAACCTTCGACCAACTCTCTCAGGGGCGCATCTATATCAACCTGATCGCGGGTCTTAGTGAGAAGGACGCTTATGCGGAGGGGCAGATTGCTTCGAAGGAGGAGCGATACGAGCAACTCGAAGAGGAAGTCGAGCTAATGAAGCGCCTTTGGACGGAAGAGGGCGTTGAATACAACGGTAAGTACCATCAGGCGCACGGCCCGAAAGTCATACCGGCGCCTTTCCAGCGGCCTCATCCGCCGTTCTTCCTCGGTGGTGGTTCGGAGCACGCCGCGGAGATTTCGGCGAAACACTCCGCCGTTCACCTTTTCTGGGGCGATTACCCGGAACGTATCGCTGAGCAGATCAAGGAAATGCGCAACCGCGCAGCCAAGTACGGCCGCGGTGATGACATCGAGTTCGCCATGCGCCTGCAGATCATTTGCCGGGAAACGGAAGAGGAGGCATGGGCCGCGGCGGATACGCTGGTCAACGGCGCGGATGCGGGCTGGGTCGAGCAGGTGAAGACCATGATGGCCGAGTCCGTTGCCAACCAGAGGATGAAGGAGCTCTCCAGAACCGTCGGCCGCAAGATGACACCGCACCTCTGGACGGGCATCACCGAAGTGCGCCCCGGAGCCGGAATCGCTGTTGTGGGCAATCCACAGCAGGTCGCCGATCAGCTCATGGCATTCGTCGATGCAGGCTGCAGCGGTTTCTGTCTCTCCGGCTATCCGCACCACGAAGAGGCTGAACGTTTCGGACACCTGGTCATGCCACTGCTGCGTCGCTGA